From Methylopila sp. M107, a single genomic window includes:
- the fchA gene encoding methenyltetrahydrofolate cyclohydrolase — MAGAQDQALGAFLDDLASERPTPGGGGAAAISGAMGAALVSMVCNLTIGKPKYVEVEADLKAVLEKSEKLRAELTKAIEDDVQAFDAVMGAYGLPKGENDEAKAARTAKIQAALKEATDVPLECAKLCAEVVKLAEETADKGNLNVISDAGVAVQSAYAGLLSAALNVRVNAASIKDRDFADGRLADLEALLGSAATTTAKTYDVVKSKIG, encoded by the coding sequence ATGGCCGGCGCACAGGATCAGGCGCTCGGCGCGTTCCTCGACGATCTCGCCAGCGAACGCCCGACGCCCGGCGGCGGCGGCGCGGCCGCCATCTCCGGCGCCATGGGCGCGGCGCTCGTTTCGATGGTGTGCAACCTCACCATCGGCAAGCCGAAGTATGTCGAGGTCGAAGCCGACCTGAAGGCGGTGCTCGAAAAGTCCGAAAAGCTCCGGGCCGAGCTCACCAAGGCGATCGAGGACGACGTCCAGGCGTTCGACGCCGTCATGGGCGCCTACGGTCTGCCGAAGGGCGAGAACGACGAGGCCAAGGCCGCCCGCACCGCCAAGATCCAGGCGGCGCTGAAGGAGGCGACCGACGTCCCCCTCGAATGCGCCAAGCTCTGCGCCGAAGTCGTGAAGCTCGCGGAAGAGACCGCCGACAAAGGCAATCTCAACGTGATCTCCGACGCCGGCGTCGCGGTGCAGTCGGCCTATGCGGGTCTGCTGTCCGCCGCGCTGAACGTGCGGGTCAACGCGGCCTCGATCAAGGATCGCGACTTCGCCGACGGGCGTCTCGCGGACCTTGAGGCGCTGCTCGGCAGCGCTGCGACGACCACGGCCAAGACCTACGACGTCGTAAAGTCGAAGATCGGCTGA
- a CDS encoding D-2-hydroxyacid dehydrogenase: protein MTHRIVFLDRESVDAKVRRPDFEHEYTEYDSTWTHDDIVERLKDADIALINKVPMRAETLKALPNLKLIAVAATGTDIIDKPQAKAQGITISNIRGYAFNTVPEHVIGLMFALRRSIVPYANSVKRGDWAKSSQFCYFDYPIYDIAGSKLGIVGYGALGKSIGKRAEALGMTVLPYDVFPQDGLVDFETVLTESDVITIHVPLTPDTKNMFGAEQFKKMKNSALLINTARGGLVDEAALLEALKSGEIGGAGFDVVVPEPPRDGNILCDADLPNLIVTPHVAWASKEAMQILADQLIDNVENFVAGKPSNIVE, encoded by the coding sequence GTGACGCATAGAATCGTCTTTCTCGATCGCGAAAGCGTGGACGCGAAGGTCCGCCGCCCGGACTTCGAGCACGAGTACACCGAGTACGACTCGACCTGGACGCATGACGACATCGTCGAGCGCCTCAAGGACGCCGACATCGCGCTGATCAACAAGGTGCCTATGCGCGCCGAGACGCTGAAGGCGCTGCCCAATCTCAAGCTGATCGCCGTCGCCGCGACCGGCACCGACATCATCGACAAGCCGCAGGCCAAGGCGCAGGGGATCACGATCTCCAACATCCGCGGCTATGCGTTCAACACCGTGCCCGAGCATGTCATCGGGCTGATGTTCGCGTTGCGCCGCTCGATCGTGCCCTACGCCAATTCCGTGAAGCGCGGCGATTGGGCGAAGTCGAGCCAGTTCTGCTACTTCGACTATCCGATCTACGACATCGCCGGCTCCAAGCTCGGCATCGTCGGCTACGGCGCGCTCGGCAAGTCGATCGGCAAGCGGGCCGAGGCGCTCGGCATGACCGTGCTGCCCTACGACGTGTTCCCGCAGGACGGCCTCGTCGATTTCGAGACGGTGCTCACCGAGAGCGACGTCATCACCATCCATGTGCCGCTGACGCCCGACACCAAGAACATGTTCGGCGCCGAGCAGTTCAAGAAGATGAAGAACAGCGCGCTGCTGATCAACACGGCGCGCGGCGGCCTCGTCGACGAGGCGGCGCTGCTCGAGGCGCTGAAGTCCGGCGAGATCGGCGGCGCAGGCTTCGACGTCGTGGTTCCCGAACCTCCGCGCGACGGCAACATCCTGTGCGACGCGGATCTTCCGAACCTGATCGTGACGCCGCACGTCGCCTGGGCCTCCAAGGAGGCGATGCAGATCCTCGCAGATCAGCTGATCGACAACGTCGAGAACTTCGTGGCGGGCAAGCCGTCCAACATCGTGGAGTGA
- a CDS encoding NADP-dependent methylenetetrahydromethanopterin/methylenetetrahydrofolate dehydrogenase, whose amino-acid sequence MTKKLLFQFDTDPAPSVFDVVVGYDGGADHIAGYGGVNPDNVGAYVDGTIYTRGGSEKKSTAIFVGGGDMTAGEAVFDAVKKRFFGPFRVSVMLDSNGSNTTAAAGVAIAVKAAGGDIKGKKAVILAGTGPVGMRSAVMLGKEGATVAITGRSLDKTQKAADAIEKRFGVKVEAIEAKDEAARAAAVKGANLVFAAGAIGFELLNEANWKDEASIEIVVDYNAQPPLGIGGIDAMDKAKERHGKLAIGALGLGGLKLKLHRTLIGKLFESADQSYDADEIYALAKEMA is encoded by the coding sequence ATGACCAAGAAGCTGCTTTTCCAGTTCGACACCGATCCGGCCCCGAGCGTGTTCGACGTCGTCGTCGGCTATGACGGCGGCGCCGACCACATCGCCGGCTATGGCGGCGTGAACCCTGACAATGTCGGCGCCTATGTCGACGGCACGATCTACACCCGCGGCGGGTCCGAGAAGAAGTCGACCGCGATCTTCGTCGGCGGCGGCGACATGACCGCAGGCGAGGCCGTGTTCGACGCGGTCAAGAAGCGCTTCTTCGGCCCGTTCCGCGTCTCCGTGATGCTGGACTCGAACGGCTCCAACACGACCGCCGCGGCCGGCGTCGCGATCGCGGTCAAGGCCGCGGGCGGGGACATCAAGGGCAAGAAGGCCGTGATCCTGGCCGGCACCGGTCCGGTAGGCATGCGCTCGGCCGTGATGCTGGGCAAGGAAGGCGCGACTGTCGCGATCACGGGCCGGTCGCTCGACAAGACCCAGAAGGCCGCTGACGCGATCGAGAAGCGCTTCGGCGTCAAGGTCGAGGCGATCGAGGCCAAGGACGAGGCGGCCCGCGCCGCCGCGGTAAAGGGCGCGAACCTGGTGTTCGCGGCCGGCGCGATCGGCTTCGAGCTGCTGAACGAAGCCAACTGGAAGGACGAGGCCTCGATCGAGATCGTGGTCGACTACAACGCCCAGCCCCCGCTCGGCATCGGCGGCATCGACGCGATGGACAAGGCCAAGGAGCGTCACGGCAAGCTCGCCATCGGCGCGCTCGGCCTCGGCGGGCTGAAGCTGAAGCTCCACCGCACGCTGATCGGCAAGCTGTTCGAGTCCGCCGACCAGTCCTACGACGCCGACGAGATCTACGCGCTCGCGAAGGAAATGGCGTGA
- a CDS encoding malate--CoA ligase subunit beta gives MDVHEYQAKELLSGFGVAVAKGAVAFSPDQAVYAATELGGSYWAVKAQIHAGARGKAGGIKLCRTYNEVRDAARGMLGKKLVTKQTGPEGKPVQRVYVEVADPFDRELYLGYVLDRKAERVRVIASTEGGMEIEEIAEKNPELLIQVVVEPAVGLQQFEAREIAFKLGLNIKQVSAAVKTIMNAYRAFRDTDCQMLEINPLVVTKDDRVLALDAKMSFDDNALFRRPNVSDMHDPSQSDPREAQAAEHHLNYIGLEGEIGCIVNGAGLAMATMDMIKHAGGSPANFLDVGGGASPERVATAFNLVLSDKNVKAILVNIFAGINRCDWVAQGVVQAAREVDIKVPLIVRLAGTNVEAGQKILKDSGLDLITADTLTEAAQKAVEACNSYKNAA, from the coding sequence ATGGACGTGCACGAGTATCAGGCCAAAGAGCTGCTCTCGGGCTTCGGCGTCGCGGTCGCAAAGGGCGCGGTGGCGTTCAGTCCCGATCAGGCGGTCTACGCTGCGACCGAGCTCGGCGGATCCTACTGGGCCGTCAAGGCGCAGATCCACGCCGGCGCCCGCGGCAAGGCCGGCGGCATCAAGCTCTGCCGCACCTATAACGAGGTGCGCGACGCCGCCCGCGGCATGCTGGGCAAGAAGCTCGTCACCAAGCAGACCGGTCCCGAAGGCAAGCCCGTTCAGCGGGTCTATGTCGAGGTCGCCGACCCCTTCGATCGCGAGCTCTACCTCGGCTACGTGCTGGACCGGAAGGCGGAGCGCGTGCGCGTCATCGCCTCGACCGAAGGCGGCATGGAGATCGAGGAGATCGCCGAGAAGAACCCCGAGCTGCTGATCCAGGTCGTGGTCGAGCCCGCGGTCGGGCTGCAGCAGTTCGAGGCCCGCGAGATCGCGTTCAAGCTCGGCCTCAACATCAAGCAGGTCTCTGCGGCGGTGAAGACCATCATGAACGCCTACCGGGCGTTCCGCGACACCGACTGCCAGATGCTCGAGATCAACCCGCTGGTCGTGACGAAAGACGACCGCGTGCTAGCCCTCGACGCCAAGATGTCGTTCGACGACAACGCGCTGTTCCGGCGCCCCAACGTCTCGGACATGCACGACCCCTCGCAGTCCGATCCGCGCGAGGCGCAGGCCGCCGAGCACCACCTGAACTACATCGGGCTCGAAGGCGAGATCGGCTGCATCGTCAACGGCGCGGGCCTCGCCATGGCCACCATGGACATGATCAAGCACGCAGGCGGTTCACCTGCGAACTTCCTCGACGTCGGCGGCGGCGCAAGCCCCGAGCGCGTCGCGACCGCCTTCAACCTCGTCCTGTCGGACAAGAACGTGAAGGCGATCCTGGTCAACATCTTCGCCGGCATCAATCGCTGCGACTGGGTCGCGCAAGGCGTGGTCCAGGCGGCCAGGGAAGTCGACATCAAGGTGCCGCTGATCGTCCGGCTCGCCGGCACGAACGTCGAAGCCGGCCAGAAGATTCTGAAGGACAGCGGGCTCGACCTGATCACCGCCGACACCCTCACGGAAGCCGCGCAGAAGGCCGTCGAGGCCTGCAATTCCTACAAGAACGCGGCCTGA
- a CDS encoding aminotransferase class V-fold PLP-dependent enzyme, whose translation MARRPGKNFLFVPGPTNVPERVLRAMVVSQEDHRSPIFPELTKPLYEGLKKVYKTTEGQVFIFPSSGTGGWEAALANTLAPGDKVLNSRFGQFSHLWTDMAQRLGLDVQILEEEWGTGAHEEKIEEALVADKAHEIKAVMVVHNETATGVTSNIGAIRKAIDAAKHPALLLVDSVSGLGSIDFRFDEWKVDCAVSGSQKGLMLPAGLGFVAVSQKALNLRKNSKLNKVYFDFQDHINTNPSGYFPYTPATPLLHGLKEALACIEDEGLEQIFHRHSVLANATRKAIDAWGLKLCAKSPRWHSDTVSAILAPEGIDAAKIIATAYNRYNLALGAGLSKVAGKVFRIGHIGDLNELMLLGALAGAEMAMLDNGVKIKAGSGVGAAQDYLRDNPIEAQAATPKAA comes from the coding sequence ATGGCGAGACGTCCCGGCAAGAATTTTCTGTTCGTTCCCGGCCCGACCAACGTGCCGGAGCGCGTGCTGCGCGCCATGGTGGTTTCTCAAGAGGATCATCGCTCGCCGATTTTCCCGGAGCTGACCAAGCCGCTCTACGAAGGCCTGAAGAAGGTCTACAAGACCACCGAAGGTCAGGTCTTCATCTTCCCGTCCTCGGGCACCGGCGGCTGGGAAGCCGCTCTCGCCAACACGCTCGCGCCTGGCGACAAGGTCCTGAACTCGCGCTTCGGCCAGTTCTCGCATCTCTGGACCGATATGGCCCAGCGCCTCGGCCTCGACGTGCAGATCCTCGAAGAGGAGTGGGGCACGGGCGCCCATGAGGAGAAGATCGAAGAGGCCCTCGTCGCCGACAAGGCGCATGAGATCAAGGCCGTCATGGTCGTGCACAACGAGACCGCGACGGGCGTGACCTCGAACATCGGCGCGATCCGCAAGGCGATCGACGCCGCCAAGCATCCGGCGCTGCTGCTGGTCGACTCGGTCTCGGGCCTCGGCTCGATCGACTTCCGCTTCGACGAGTGGAAGGTCGACTGCGCGGTTTCGGGCTCGCAGAAGGGCCTGATGCTTCCGGCCGGCCTCGGCTTCGTCGCGGTCAGCCAGAAGGCGCTGAACCTCCGCAAGAACTCGAAGCTCAACAAGGTCTATTTCGACTTCCAGGACCACATCAACACCAACCCGTCCGGCTACTTCCCCTACACGCCGGCGACCCCGCTGCTGCACGGCCTCAAGGAGGCGCTCGCCTGCATCGAGGACGAGGGTCTCGAGCAGATCTTCCATCGTCACTCGGTGCTCGCCAACGCCACCCGCAAGGCGATCGACGCGTGGGGCCTCAAGCTCTGCGCGAAGTCCCCGCGCTGGCACTCCGACACGGTGAGCGCGATCCTCGCGCCCGAGGGCATCGACGCCGCGAAGATCATCGCGACGGCCTACAACCGCTACAATCTCGCGCTCGGCGCGGGCCTGTCGAAGGTGGCCGGCAAGGTGTTCCGCATCGGCCATATCGGCGACCTGAACGAGCTGATGCTGCTCGGCGCGCTTGCGGGCGCGGAGATGGCGATGCTCGACAACGGCGTGAAGATCAAGGCCGGCTCGGGCGTCGGCGCCGCGCAGGACTACCTGCGCGACAACCCGATCGAAGCCCAGGCCGCGACCCCGAAGGCTGCGTGA
- a CDS encoding queuosine precursor transporter: MSAEPAPAPRVPLKRLIVPIAAMTFVVAAANVLVQHPVQHYGLDDKLTWGAFAYPFAFLVTDLTNRRFGPAGARLAVYAGFALAVAMSVALATPRVALASGTAFLFGQLLDVAVFARLRQLAWWRAPLAASMLGSAIDTALFFSLAFAGAPELSAPVALLPSLEVPLWVSLGVYDFIVKLIFAGLLLAPYGALMGVVRPFERAAPAR; the protein is encoded by the coding sequence ATGAGCGCGGAACCGGCCCCGGCGCCGCGTGTCCCGCTCAAGCGCCTGATCGTTCCCATCGCCGCGATGACCTTCGTCGTCGCGGCCGCGAACGTATTGGTCCAGCATCCGGTCCAGCACTACGGGCTCGACGACAAGCTGACTTGGGGCGCTTTCGCGTATCCCTTCGCTTTTCTTGTCACCGATCTGACCAACCGACGCTTCGGACCTGCGGGCGCGCGCCTGGCGGTCTATGCCGGCTTCGCGCTTGCGGTCGCGATGTCGGTCGCGCTCGCGACGCCGCGCGTCGCGCTGGCGTCCGGAACCGCCTTCCTGTTCGGCCAGCTGCTCGACGTCGCCGTGTTCGCGCGGCTGCGCCAACTCGCCTGGTGGCGCGCGCCGCTGGCCGCGAGCATGCTGGGCTCGGCGATCGACACCGCGCTGTTCTTCTCGCTCGCCTTTGCGGGCGCGCCGGAACTGTCCGCGCCCGTCGCTCTCTTGCCGAGCCTCGAGGTTCCGCTGTGGGTGAGCCTCGGCGTCTACGACTTCATCGTGAAGCTGATCTTCGCCGGACTACTGCTCGCGCCCTATGGCGCGCTGATGGGCGTGGTCCGGCCGTTCGAGCGCGCGGCCCCCGCGCGCTGA
- a CDS encoding phosphoenolpyruvate carboxylase — MALTAEVATPVADASFAPPAITGTESDAATEIVYRALLEICRRHDPDLEDVLKGEADIARLTPERISRALQLQSIWFRLLSIVEENTAMRRRRHVERNQGRAEVGGTFSGVLAHAAANGVKASEIQELLRTLRIRPTLTAHPTEAKRVTVLEKLRSIYLLLRDLELPRYTERERSALMADLSDQIELIFLTGELQLEKATVVREVSWALHFFDEALFDMLPELIYSLEASLAEYYPDENFEVPPFFQFGCWVGGDRDGNPFVTSDVTRTTLKRNARASMRRFHTRLMDLGKLLSVTERVLPTPPTFHRELKALLDASGDGTAIAERNPGEHFRQFLTCVLRKLDATIDHNKEEPENLPGPYYTDADQLIQDLKTLEQGLIQSGCRSLAVNQVRPVRRMVELFRFSTVHLDLRENSGRTTKTLSEIWASVEDREPDEAPDVESPEWRSWLTKELLKPRTKPRELPKLSDEARETLATFALVAEMRAEIDRDTVGCFILSMTRSVNDILGVYLLAKEARIYLDAPGVEICQLPIVPLFETIEDLRAAPAIMKELLSIPLIRRSVRWQGGLQECMVGYSDSNKDGGYFASNWELYKAQAKLTEVGRQAGVPLTFFHGRGGSVSRGGAPTARAIAALPPGSINRQYRVTDQGEVVSFKYSNRGTAAYQMELTAASVMEHVLNSTRDAPTGRSEFEDAMEALSGASRAVYTQLISHDGFVEYFQQASPLDELTLLNIGSRPARRTGARTLSDLRAIPWVFAWAQNRHIITSWYGIGSGLKNFIEVRGEAGEQMLKRMFEEFKAFRLILDEVEKTLRMVDLSVAREYSTLVENDKIRADVFGLIEAEYALTCEMCLRVSGGGEIAFRYPAFRERLSERLPVINQVSREQVELLRRYRSETDEFKRDEVKSALLLSINCISVGFGATG; from the coding sequence ATGGCGCTGACCGCCGAAGTCGCGACCCCCGTCGCGGACGCATCCTTCGCTCCGCCGGCCATCACCGGCACGGAGTCGGACGCCGCGACCGAGATCGTCTATCGCGCGCTGCTCGAGATCTGCCGGCGCCACGATCCGGACCTTGAGGACGTGCTCAAGGGCGAGGCCGACATCGCGCGGCTGACGCCCGAGCGAATCTCGCGCGCGCTGCAGCTGCAGAGCATCTGGTTCCGGCTGCTGTCCATCGTGGAAGAGAACACCGCGATGCGCCGCCGCCGGCATGTCGAGCGCAACCAGGGCCGCGCCGAAGTCGGCGGCACGTTCTCGGGCGTGCTGGCGCACGCCGCGGCGAACGGCGTGAAGGCGTCCGAGATCCAGGAGCTGCTCCGCACGCTCCGCATCCGCCCGACGCTGACCGCCCATCCGACCGAGGCCAAGCGCGTCACGGTTCTCGAGAAGCTCCGCAGCATCTACCTGCTGCTGCGCGACCTCGAACTGCCGCGCTACACCGAGCGCGAGCGCTCCGCCCTGATGGCGGACCTGTCCGACCAGATCGAGCTGATCTTCCTCACCGGCGAGCTGCAGCTCGAAAAGGCGACGGTGGTCCGCGAGGTCTCCTGGGCGCTGCACTTTTTCGACGAAGCGCTGTTCGACATGCTGCCCGAGCTGATCTACTCGCTCGAGGCGTCGCTCGCCGAATACTATCCGGACGAGAATTTCGAGGTCCCGCCGTTCTTCCAGTTCGGCTGCTGGGTCGGCGGCGACCGCGACGGCAACCCGTTCGTCACCTCCGACGTCACCCGCACCACGCTGAAGCGCAACGCCCGCGCCAGCATGCGGCGTTTCCATACGCGCCTGATGGATCTCGGCAAGCTGCTCTCGGTCACCGAGCGCGTGCTGCCGACGCCGCCGACCTTCCATCGCGAACTCAAGGCGCTGCTCGACGCGAGCGGCGACGGAACCGCGATCGCCGAGCGCAATCCGGGCGAGCACTTCCGCCAGTTCCTGACCTGCGTCCTGCGCAAGCTCGACGCCACGATCGACCACAACAAGGAAGAGCCGGAAAACCTGCCCGGCCCGTACTACACGGACGCCGACCAGCTCATCCAGGACCTGAAGACGCTTGAGCAGGGGCTGATCCAGAGCGGCTGCCGGTCGCTTGCTGTCAACCAGGTGCGGCCGGTGCGCCGGATGGTCGAGCTGTTCCGCTTCTCGACCGTGCATCTGGACCTCCGCGAAAACTCCGGCCGCACGACCAAGACGCTGAGCGAGATCTGGGCCTCGGTCGAGGACCGCGAGCCCGATGAGGCGCCGGACGTCGAATCGCCCGAATGGCGGTCCTGGCTGACGAAGGAGCTGCTGAAGCCCCGCACCAAGCCGCGCGAGCTGCCGAAGCTGTCCGACGAGGCGCGCGAGACGCTCGCGACCTTCGCGCTGGTCGCCGAGATGCGCGCCGAGATCGACCGCGATACGGTCGGCTGCTTCATCCTGTCGATGACGCGCTCGGTGAACGACATCCTGGGCGTCTATCTGCTCGCCAAGGAGGCCCGCATCTATCTCGACGCGCCCGGCGTCGAGATCTGCCAGCTGCCGATCGTGCCGCTGTTCGAGACGATCGAGGACCTGCGCGCGGCGCCCGCGATCATGAAGGAGCTGCTGTCGATCCCGCTGATCCGCCGCTCCGTGCGCTGGCAGGGCGGCCTGCAGGAGTGCATGGTCGGCTATTCGGACTCAAACAAGGACGGCGGCTACTTCGCGTCCAACTGGGAGCTCTACAAGGCGCAGGCCAAGCTGACCGAGGTCGGCCGGCAGGCCGGCGTGCCGCTCACCTTCTTCCACGGCCGCGGCGGTTCCGTCTCGCGCGGCGGCGCGCCCACGGCGCGCGCCATAGCGGCGTTGCCGCCGGGCTCGATCAACCGCCAGTACCGCGTCACCGACCAGGGCGAGGTGGTGTCGTTCAAATATTCGAACCGGGGCACCGCGGCCTACCAGATGGAGCTGACCGCGGCTTCCGTGATGGAACATGTACTGAACTCGACCCGCGACGCGCCCACGGGCCGCAGCGAGTTCGAGGACGCCATGGAGGCGCTGTCGGGCGCTTCGCGGGCGGTCTACACGCAGCTCATCAGCCATGACGGCTTCGTCGAATACTTCCAGCAGGCGAGCCCGCTTGACGAACTGACGCTGCTCAACATCGGCTCCCGGCCCGCGCGGCGCACGGGAGCGCGCACGCTCTCAGACCTGCGCGCCATCCCCTGGGTGTTCGCCTGGGCGCAAAACCGGCACATCATCACCAGCTGGTATGGAATCGGCTCGGGCCTCAAGAACTTCATTGAGGTCCGCGGCGAGGCGGGCGAGCAGATGCTCAAGCGGATGTTCGAGGAGTTCAAGGCGTTCCGGCTGATCCTCGACGAGGTCGAGAAGACGCTCCGCATGGTCGATCTGTCGGTCGCGCGCGAATATTCGACGCTGGTCGAGAACGACAAGATCCGCGCCGACGTCTTCGGGCTGATCGAGGCCGAATACGCGCTCACCTGCGAGATGTGCCTGCGCGTCTCCGGCGGCGGCGAGATCGCCTTCCGCTACCCGGCCTTCCGCGAGCGTCTCTCGGAGCGCCTTCCGGTCATCAACCAGGTCAGCCGCGAGCAGGTCGAACTGCTGCGCCGCTACCGGTCGGAGACCGACGAGTTCAAGCGCGACGAGGTCAAGTCCGCGCTGCTTCTGTCCATCAACTGCATTTCGGTCGGCTTCGGCGCGACCGGCTAA
- the sucD gene encoding succinate--CoA ligase subunit alpha, protein MSILIDEKTPIIVQGITGDKGTFHAKEMIEYGTNVVGGVTPGKGGKTHLGLPVFNTVKEAVEQTGATTSITFVAPPFAADALMEAADAGLKLVCSITDGIPAQDMMRVKRYLFRYPKDKRTVIVGPNCAGIISPGKAMLGIMPGHIYKQGNVGVISRSGTLGYEAASQMKALDIGISTSVGIGGDPINGSSFLDHLARFEQDPDTHAVLIIGEIGGPQEAEASAWIKDNFSKPVIGFVAGLTAPKGRRMGHAGAIISASGDSAAEKAEIMRSYGLTVAPDPGSFGTTVAEVLGRARKAA, encoded by the coding sequence ATGAGCATTCTCATCGACGAGAAGACCCCGATCATCGTCCAGGGCATCACGGGCGATAAGGGCACGTTCCACGCCAAGGAGATGATCGAGTACGGCACCAATGTCGTCGGCGGCGTCACCCCCGGCAAGGGCGGCAAGACGCATCTCGGCCTGCCGGTGTTCAACACGGTCAAGGAAGCGGTCGAGCAGACCGGCGCGACCACCTCGATCACCTTCGTGGCCCCGCCCTTCGCGGCCGACGCGCTGATGGAGGCGGCGGACGCCGGCCTCAAGCTCGTCTGCTCGATCACCGACGGCATCCCGGCGCAGGACATGATGCGCGTGAAGCGCTACCTGTTCCGCTACCCGAAGGACAAGCGCACCGTCATAGTCGGCCCGAACTGCGCCGGCATCATTTCGCCGGGCAAGGCCATGCTCGGCATCATGCCCGGGCACATCTACAAGCAGGGCAATGTCGGCGTGATCTCGCGCTCGGGCACGCTCGGCTACGAGGCGGCGTCGCAGATGAAGGCGCTCGACATCGGCATCTCGACCTCGGTCGGCATCGGCGGCGACCCGATCAACGGCTCGTCCTTCCTCGACCATCTGGCGCGCTTCGAGCAGGATCCGGACACCCATGCGGTCCTGATCATCGGCGAGATCGGCGGCCCGCAGGAGGCCGAGGCCTCGGCCTGGATCAAAGACAACTTCTCCAAGCCCGTCATCGGCTTCGTCGCGGGGCTGACCGCTCCGAAGGGCCGCCGCATGGGCCATGCCGGCGCGATCATCTCGGCGTCCGGCGACAGCGCGGCCGAGAAGGCCGAGATCATGCGCTCCTATGGCCTGACGGTCGCGCCCGACCCCGGTTCGTTCGGGACCACGGTAGCCGAAGTGCTGGGCCGCGCCCGCAAGGCCGCCTGA
- the rpmB gene encoding 50S ribosomal protein L28: MSRRCELTGKAVLTGNKVSHSNHKTRRTFRPNLLQVSLISEALGRSVRLKVSANALRSVEHRGGLDAFLAKASELELSQNARDLKRKIAKAGSAEPQQAAAS; the protein is encoded by the coding sequence ATGTCGCGGCGTTGCGAACTTACTGGCAAGGCTGTGCTGACCGGCAACAAGGTCAGCCACTCGAACCACAAGACCCGCCGGACCTTCCGGCCGAACCTGCTCCAGGTGTCGCTGATCTCCGAGGCTCTCGGGCGTTCGGTGCGGCTCAAGGTGTCAGCGAACGCGCTGCGTTCGGTCGAGCACCGCGGAGGCCTCGACGCGTTCCTCGCCAAGGCCTCCGAGCTCGAGCTCAGCCAGAACGCCCGCGACCTGAAGCGTAAGATCGCCAAGGCCGGCTCGGCCGAGCCGCAGCAGGCCGCCGCTTCCTGA
- a CDS encoding CoA ester lyase, which produces MSFTLVQQATPRLHRSELAVPGSNPTFMEKSASSNADIIFLDLEDAVAPDDKEQARKNIIDALNDIDWGTKTMMIRINGLDTHYMYRDVIDIVEKCPRLDMILIPKVGVPADVYAVDMLTTQVEQSIKREKKIGFEVLIETALGMANVEAIATSSKRLEAMSFGVADYAASCRTRSTIIGGVNPDYSVLTDKDEAGKRETHWQDPWLFAQQRMLVACRAYGLRPIDGPFGDFGDPDGYVSAARRCASAGYEGKWAIHPSQIDLANDVFTPSDAEVTKARRILEAMEEAAKAGKGAVSLDGRLIDIASIRMAEALINKADAMKKAA; this is translated from the coding sequence ATGAGCTTTACCCTGGTCCAGCAGGCCACCCCGCGCCTGCACCGCTCGGAACTCGCCGTCCCCGGCTCCAACCCGACCTTCATGGAGAAGTCGGCCTCGTCGAACGCCGACATCATCTTCCTCGACCTCGAGGACGCGGTCGCGCCGGACGACAAGGAGCAGGCCCGCAAGAACATCATCGACGCCCTGAACGACATCGACTGGGGCACGAAGACCATGATGATCCGCATCAACGGTCTCGACACCCACTACATGTACCGCGACGTCATCGACATCGTCGAAAAGTGTCCGCGCCTCGACATGATCCTGATCCCGAAGGTCGGCGTCCCGGCCGACGTCTACGCGGTCGACATGCTGACCACGCAGGTCGAGCAGTCCATCAAACGCGAGAAGAAGATCGGCTTCGAAGTGCTGATCGAGACCGCGCTCGGCATGGCGAACGTCGAGGCGATCGCGACCTCGTCCAAGCGCCTGGAAGCCATGTCGTTCGGCGTCGCCGACTACGCCGCCTCCTGCCGCACCCGCTCGACCATCATCGGCGGCGTGAACCCGGACTATTCGGTGCTCACCGACAAGGACGAGGCCGGCAAGCGCGAGACGCATTGGCAGGACCCGTGGCTGTTCGCCCAGCAGCGCATGCTGGTCGCCTGCCGCGCCTACGGCCTGCGCCCGATCGACGGCCCGTTCGGCGACTTCGGCGATCCGGACGGCTACGTCTCCGCCGCCCGCCGCTGCGCGTCCGCCGGCTATGAGGGCAAGTGGGCGATCCATCCGAGCCAGATCGACCTCGCCAACGACGTCTTCACGCCGTCCGACGCCGAAGTCACGAAGGCCCGCCGGATCCTGGAAGCCATGGAAGAGGCCGCCAAGGCCGGCAAGGGCGCCGTCTCGCTCGACGGCCGCCTGATCGACATCGCCTCGATCCGCATGGCCGAGGCCCTGATCAACAAGGCCGACGCGATGAAGAAGGCCGCGTAA